The Corynebacterium coyleae genome segment TACCGCCGCCTTGGATGAGGCGATGGGGCTGATGAGGATTGAAGACTTTAAGGGGAAGAAAGCTCTGGTGTTGGGGGCTGGCGCGATGAGTTCGCTGGCAGCGACGCACTTGAGCAAGCGCGGCATTGACGGGTTGGTGATTGCCAACCGCACGCGCGACCGCGCCGAGCGCCTTGCTGGACATTCCCGCGAGGCGGGCGTGCCGGCGGAGGTTGTGGATTTTGAAGACCGCTCGCACGCGATGGGTGGAGTGGACATTGTGGTGTCCGCGACGGCGGCTGACGGCTTCACCATTACGCCGGAGGACATTGCGGGTCCGGTGATGCTGGCGGACCTGTCGTTGCCGCGCGATATCGACGACGCGGTCACTGACATCGACGGCGTGCACCTGGTCAACATTGAATACCTGCACGAGCAGATGCGTAACACGACCAACGAGGATTCGCGCGCGCTGCGTGAGGCAGAGGCGATTATCGACGAGGAAGTGAAACTGTTTTCCTCCGAGCAGCGGGTGCGTGGGGTGGCCCCGGCGGTGACGAGGCTTCGCAGAAACGCTGCGGAGATCTCTGGCCAGGAGCTGCAGAAACTTCGCACCCGGCTTCCGGATATGTCTGAGGAAGATTTTGAGCAGGTTGAGCGCACGGTCCGTAGGGTCGTGGACAAGCTGCTGCACGCGCCGACGGTGAAGATTAAGGAACTTGCGGCGGCGCAGGAGACAGTGAGTGTGGAAGAGGTAGTGACCGAACTGTTCGGGCTGGATCAGCCGGCGGTGTCGGTGGAGGCGCAGCGTCTCCCGCTGCCTGAGGAACTGCGCGGTAAGGAGAAGTAAATGTTGAAGATTGGTACTCGTGGTTCGCACTTGGCGACGACACAGGCGGGCCATGTCCGCGACGACCTCGGCGCCGTTGGTCACCCAGCTGAGTTAAAGATCGTGGTCACCCCGGGCGACCTGTCGCAGGCGCCGGTGGAGCGCATTGGCGTCGGCGTGTTCACCTCCGCGCTGCGCGACGCGCTGTTCAATGGCGAGGTGGACGTTGCGGTCCACTCGTTTAAGGACTTGCCCACGGCGTACGAGCCGCGTTCCTACCTCATCGTGCCCAAGCGTGAGGACAACCGCGAGGCGCTCATCGCCCGCGATGGGCTGACGCTGGCGGAGCTGCCGGAAGGTGCCCGCGTGGGCACATCGGCACCTCGTCGTATTTCCCAGCTGCGCGCGATGCGTCCGGACCTGGACATTCGTCCGTTGCGTGGCAACATTGAGCGCCGCATGGGCTACGTCGAATCTGGAGAGTTGGACGCGATCATGCTTGCGTACGCAGGCTTGGTGCGTGGTGGCTACGGCGACCGGGCGACCCAGATCTTCGACCCACACGAGTTCATCCCGGCGCCCGCCCAGGGTGCGCTTGCGGTCGAGTGCCGTGTCGACGATGCGGCTGGCCGCGAAGCAATCGCGAAACTTATCGACGACACCGCAACCGTCGAGGCCCGCGCCGAGCGCACCGTACTTGCCGTACTCGAGGCCGGCTGCACCGCGCCGGTGGCGGCAACCGCGCGTGCGACGGAGAACGGCATCGAGCTGCGTGCCGGCGTGTTTGCGCTGGATGGGTCCCGTTCCCTCGTGGAAAATGTCCAGGGTACGGACCCGGAAGAGATCGGTCGACGCACTGCTGAGGCGTTGCTTGAACGCGGTGCCGCTGACGTTATGAAGTAGCGGTGGTTTTGTTCTGGGGCATATCCCTTTTATGGTGTAAATACCATACGTTCACACCCCTCCGCGCAACGGGTCGCTTAAGTGGATCCGTCTGCGTGGGGGATGTTATTTGTGCCTAGAAGAGATTCCTCTATGACATTGCCCTCTCACACCCCCCAGCCGGGGAAGGTGATCTTCGTGGGTGCCGGACCGGGCAACCCTGAACTGCTCACGGTCCGTGCCCGCGAGGTGATGGAAGCTAACGCTATCGCACTCGTCGATCCGGAAGTGTCGGCGGGGGTCAGAAACTTCGTTGGCTCAGCATTGCCAGTGCCACAGGCCAAGCTCGACGAGGCGAAAGCCGTCTACGAGCAGATGTGCGCCGACGCGAAGGCGGCGGGTGCGCGCCGTAAGCCGCCGAAGCCGGAAGATCCGACGGCGGCGGAGCTCCAGGAGTGCGACCTGGCAGGCGAGGGCATTGTGCCGAAGCTGCGCGAGGCGCTCGAGGCGGCAGCGAAGTCCATCGAGGACGGCGAGGCAGGCGACGGTGACGTGATCCGTCTGGTCGCCGGCAACCCGCTGACCCGTGATGCTGTGATGGAGGAGATCTCCGCCGTTGCAGACGCTGGCCTGGAGTTCCACGTGGTGCCGGGCATGTCCTTGCCGTCGACGGTGCCGTCCTTCGCTGGTATTGCACTGGGTTCGACCTATACCGAGGCTGACCTGACCAACGGTCCGGTGGACTGGGATCAGTTGGCGTCTGCGCCGCAACCGTTGGTGTTCCAGGCCACCCAGGAGCACCTCGCGGAGATGGCAGAAGCGCTTATGGAGCGCGGTTTCCAAGGCGCCACTCCGGTGACGATTACGACGAACGGAACGACGCGTCTGCAGCGCACGTTTGATGCCACGTTGCAGACGGTGGGCAAGTTGGATGCGGATCTGTCGGGTGCGCTCGTCGTTACGCTTGGCACTGTTGCGGACGACCGCTCGAAGTACTCCTGGTGGGAAAACCGGCCGTTGTATGGCTGGCGAGTGCTTGTGCCGCGTGCCAAGGAGCAGGCCGGACCGATGAACGCACGGCTGACGCAGTACGGGGCAATCCCGCAGTCGGTACCAACGATTTCGCTTGAGCCGCCACGCAACCCTGCGCAGATGGACCGTGCGATCAAGGGCATCGTGGAAGGCCGTTACCGCTGGGTGCTGTTTACCTCTGTTAATGCCGTTGATGCGGTGTGGGACAAGTTCGAGGAGCTTGGTCTGGACGCCCGCTCGTTTGCCGGCGTGCACCTGGGTGCGGTGGGGCAGAAGACCGCTGATGCACTGCGTGCCCGTGGTATGTACCCGGAGTTGATCCCGCACCGCACGAAGCAGAACGCTGCTGGTCTGGCGGAGATCTTCCCGGAGTACGTCGAGGACATTGACCCGGTTGGCCGCGTGCTGCTGCCACGCGCGGACCTGGGCTCCGACGTCCTGGTCGATGGCCTGGAGGCCAAGGGGTGGGAGGTCGACGATGTTGTCGCCTACCGCACCGTGCGTGCTGCTCCGCCACCGCCGGAGACGCGCGACATGATCAAGACCGGCGGGTTCGACGCCGTGTGCTTCACCTCCCCGTCGACGGTGAAGAACCTTGTGGGTATTGCCGGCAAGCCGCACGCGCGCACCATCATCGCCTGCATTGGCCCGGTGACTGAGACAGAAGCCCGCGAGCAGGGCTTGCGTGTGGACGTCGTCCCGGAGGTCGCCGATATCCCGTCGCTCATTGACGCCTTGGCAGAGCACGTTGCTGGCCTGCGTGCGGCTGGGCAGTTGCCGCCGCCGCGCAAGAAGCGCCGGAAGTCGGCAGCGAGCAACTAGCACGGCTGGGGTCGTGTCGGGTGACGTTCTAAGATGTGGCGCATGGCAGATTTTGAGCTCACCCGACGACCACGGCGCTTGCGGCAGAACCCCGCATTGCGCACCCTGACGGCGGAGACGAGGCTGCACCCGGCCGACTTCATCCTCCCGCTGTTTATCGCAGACGGCCTTGATGCGCCGCGCGAGATTGCCTCCATGCCGGGGGTGTACCAGCACACCGAGGATTCCCTGAAGGCAATTTGCCACGAGGCGCTTGAGGCTGGTGTGCGGGCGATCGACCTGTTTGGTGTGCCGCTTGAAGCGGATAAGGACGCCACAGGCTCCATCGGTGTTTCGGAAGATGGCATTTTGAACCGCGGGATCAAGGCGCTTCGCGACGAATTCGGCGACGACCTGGTCA includes the following:
- the hemC gene encoding hydroxymethylbilane synthase, with protein sequence MLKIGTRGSHLATTQAGHVRDDLGAVGHPAELKIVVTPGDLSQAPVERIGVGVFTSALRDALFNGEVDVAVHSFKDLPTAYEPRSYLIVPKREDNREALIARDGLTLAELPEGARVGTSAPRRISQLRAMRPDLDIRPLRGNIERRMGYVESGELDAIMLAYAGLVRGGYGDRATQIFDPHEFIPAPAQGALAVECRVDDAAGREAIAKLIDDTATVEARAERTVLAVLEAGCTAPVAATARATENGIELRAGVFALDGSRSLVENVQGTDPEEIGRRTAEALLERGAADVMK
- a CDS encoding uroporphyrinogen-III synthase: MTLPSHTPQPGKVIFVGAGPGNPELLTVRAREVMEANAIALVDPEVSAGVRNFVGSALPVPQAKLDEAKAVYEQMCADAKAAGARRKPPKPEDPTAAELQECDLAGEGIVPKLREALEAAAKSIEDGEAGDGDVIRLVAGNPLTRDAVMEEISAVADAGLEFHVVPGMSLPSTVPSFAGIALGSTYTEADLTNGPVDWDQLASAPQPLVFQATQEHLAEMAEALMERGFQGATPVTITTNGTTRLQRTFDATLQTVGKLDADLSGALVVTLGTVADDRSKYSWWENRPLYGWRVLVPRAKEQAGPMNARLTQYGAIPQSVPTISLEPPRNPAQMDRAIKGIVEGRYRWVLFTSVNAVDAVWDKFEELGLDARSFAGVHLGAVGQKTADALRARGMYPELIPHRTKQNAAGLAEIFPEYVEDIDPVGRVLLPRADLGSDVLVDGLEAKGWEVDDVVAYRTVRAAPPPPETRDMIKTGGFDAVCFTSPSTVKNLVGIAGKPHARTIIACIGPVTETEAREQGLRVDVVPEVADIPSLIDALAEHVAGLRAAGQLPPPRKKRRKSAASN
- a CDS encoding glutamyl-tRNA reductase, with product MSVLVVGMSHRSAPVSLLERLSMDTELQEGTSAALVERPSLSEAMIISTCNRLEVYAVANAFHAGVEDVLTVLTKVSGVGIEELRRYLYVRYADAAAEHMFTVASGLDSMVVGEQQIIGQVRTAYVDAAERGTVGPNLHSLAQMALHTGKRVHTETTIDDSGASMVTAALDEAMGLMRIEDFKGKKALVLGAGAMSSLAATHLSKRGIDGLVIANRTRDRAERLAGHSREAGVPAEVVDFEDRSHAMGGVDIVVSATAADGFTITPEDIAGPVMLADLSLPRDIDDAVTDIDGVHLVNIEYLHEQMRNTTNEDSRALREAEAIIDEEVKLFSSEQRVRGVAPAVTRLRRNAAEISGQELQKLRTRLPDMSEEDFEQVERTVRRVVDKLLHAPTVKIKELAAAQETVSVEEVVTELFGLDQPAVSVEAQRLPLPEELRGKEK